A region from the Acyrthosiphon pisum isolate AL4f chromosome A1, pea_aphid_22Mar2018_4r6ur, whole genome shotgun sequence genome encodes:
- the LOC115033924 gene encoding uncharacterized protein LOC115033924 yields the protein MRPNTSCKNTVFEILYNTNNTKSNAIDYGKESEDMAIRTLEKIIKKPIQKCGLFIDDNIPYLAATPDGLIEDNATVEVKCPFSVKDHESLEQALLEKKIPYLINKNNTIKLKEDSNYYYQIQGQMHITKRNLCYFFIFTPKWNKLEIINYSAVFWKEKMESNLKLFYEECLLPEIVDSQYKKRMQKSDIVEPPHIKENIIKYKEKNNKKIKS from the exons ATGCGGCCTAACACTTCGTGTAAAAATACggtgtttgaaattttatataacaCCAATAACACTAAAAGTAATGCCATCGACTATGGTAAAGAATCGGAAGATATGGCTATAAGAACAttggaaaaaatcattaaaaaaccaatacaaAAATGTGGGTTATTTATTGACGATAATATTCCATACTTAGCAGCAACACCTG atggTTTGATAGAAGATAATGCTACTGTTGAAGTAAAATGTCCGTTTTCTGTTAAGGATCATGAAAGTTTGGAACAAGCTCTTCTTGAAAAGAAG ATtccttatttaataaataaaaacaatacaatcaAGTTGAAAGaagatagtaattattattatcagattcAGGGCCaaatgcatattactaaacgaaatttatgttattttttcatatttactcCGAAGTGGAACaaacttgaaattattaattattcagcaGTGTTTTGGAAAGAAAAAATGgaatcaaatttgaaatt attttatGAAGAATGTTTATTACCCGAGATCGTTGATTCCCAATACAAAAAACGGATGCAAAAGAGTGATATTGTTGAGCCCCCACatatcaaagaaaatattataaaatataaagaaaaaaataataaaaaaataaaatcataa